One window from the genome of Methanoculleus sp. 7T encodes:
- a CDS encoding ferredoxin, whose product MVKVTIDRPGCISCESCWTLCPDVFEQNPEDAFSEITEQYRVNKNLAEGEVPEDLADCTVEAADSCPVTVIFVEE is encoded by the coding sequence GTGGTGAAGGTTACCATCGATAGGCCGGGGTGCATCAGCTGCGAGTCCTGTTGGACGCTCTGCCCGGATGTCTTTGAGCAGAACCCTGAAGATGCGTTCAGCGAGATCACGGAGCAGTATCGGGTCAACAAAAACCTTGCTGAGGGCGAGGTGCCGGAAGACCTCGCCGACTGCACCGTGGAAGCTGCCGACTCATGCCCGGTGACGGTCATCTTTGTGGAAGAGTGA